In a single window of the Photobacterium profundum SS9 genome:
- a CDS encoding M16 family metallopeptidase gives MKRLLLAIALCLGMTGVAQAMKVEDVKTLTLENGMKILVVEDYTIPNANMYLFWKVGSRNEALGITGLSHFFEHMMFNGAKKYGPKMFDRVMESAGGANNAYTTENTTVYTNWFPSSSVEKIFDLEADRIAHLDINEEMLESERDVVMSERRTGLENSNWRVLNEEVKAAAFRVHPYSWSVIGHESDILNWKLDDLVKYHKTYYAPNNAFVVITGAVKFDEIKTLAEEYFTPIPSQPEPRKVTAVEPEQKGERRVYIQKSSVTTPNIMLAYHVPQTTHQDYYALSLLESILGWGGSSRLERNIVDKGLAISADTHMPMSIDPNLFYFYLVASEGTSSDELEKAFITLLDDVIKKGVTEQELTKAKNMKLMDFYRELETIDGKSNTIGTYELYFGSYKALFDAPSEFENVTVDDIKRVAHIYFRQSNRTVGVLDATEQ, from the coding sequence ATGAAGCGTTTGCTCTTAGCGATCGCCCTTTGCCTTGGCATGACGGGAGTCGCACAAGCAATGAAAGTAGAAGATGTAAAAACCCTTACCCTAGAAAATGGAATGAAAATATTAGTGGTAGAAGATTACACAATCCCCAATGCTAATATGTATTTATTCTGGAAAGTAGGTTCACGAAACGAAGCACTTGGCATTACGGGGTTGTCCCATTTCTTTGAACATATGATGTTTAATGGGGCAAAAAAATACGGTCCGAAAATGTTTGATCGTGTAATGGAATCTGCTGGTGGTGCAAACAATGCTTATACCACTGAAAATACCACGGTATACACCAATTGGTTTCCTTCTAGTTCGGTCGAGAAAATTTTTGATTTAGAAGCTGATCGTATTGCTCATTTAGATATCAATGAAGAAATGCTAGAAAGCGAACGCGATGTTGTGATGTCTGAACGTCGAACAGGTTTAGAGAATTCAAATTGGCGGGTGCTAAATGAAGAGGTTAAAGCGGCTGCATTCCGGGTTCATCCTTATAGTTGGTCTGTTATTGGTCATGAATCTGATATTTTAAATTGGAAGCTGGATGATTTAGTTAAATATCATAAAACGTATTACGCGCCGAATAATGCCTTTGTGGTGATTACGGGCGCTGTTAAATTCGATGAAATTAAAACACTGGCAGAAGAATACTTTACTCCGATTCCTTCTCAGCCCGAGCCTCGTAAAGTAACGGCAGTAGAGCCAGAGCAAAAAGGTGAACGCCGCGTTTATATTCAAAAAAGTTCTGTTACCACACCAAATATTATGTTGGCGTATCATGTGCCGCAAACCACACACCAAGACTATTACGCGCTATCTTTACTCGAGTCTATTTTAGGCTGGGGAGGAAGTTCACGGTTAGAGCGTAATATTGTTGATAAAGGGTTAGCGATTTCTGCTGATACTCATATGCCAATGTCGATTGATCCGAATTTGTTTTATTTCTATTTGGTGGCGAGCGAAGGTACAAGTTCAGATGAACTAGAAAAAGCCTTTATTACGCTGCTAGATGACGTGATTAAAAAAGGTGTAACTGAACAAGAGCTCACTAAAGCGAAAAACATGAAGCTAATGGATTTTTATCGAGAGCTTGAAACTATCGATGGAAAATCAAACACGATTGGTACGTACGAATTATATTTTGGTAGCTATAAAGCCTTATTTGATGCCCCTAGCGAATTTGAAAACGTGACAGTAGACGATATCAAACGTGTTGCCCATATTTACTTTCGACAATCTAACCGCACTGTTGGTGTGTTAGATGCCACTGAACAGTAG
- a CDS encoding LysR family transcriptional regulator, with amino-acid sequence MKVSMDDLYLFVLTVRHGGISAAAKAYSLQRSKVSRRLQELEKALGSQLLIRTTRHIELTENGRLLYEQVNQPLTMANQAVNLLENRQKELQGVLRIAVPAALITSSMFAKLIDKYTVCFPNVLLEIQHCQESIDLKRDNIDLQLLPNTLKIVNEDYVQQTLLPFPCCLVASPDYIATHGAPKDLANLMDHRILVSRYNSTALADGLMIRLCSDDLRLIHHMAKSAHGIALLPTILVREAVTAGELVNVLSGERFPEIKLTLIYPSREYLPEKTRAMIQLLRETFTNDSVAL; translated from the coding sequence ATGAAAGTAAGTATGGATGATCTTTATCTGTTTGTTTTAACTGTAAGGCATGGCGGAATAAGTGCTGCAGCCAAGGCATATTCGTTACAACGTTCAAAAGTAAGCCGAAGGCTACAAGAATTAGAAAAAGCACTTGGCAGTCAACTGTTAATTCGAACCACTCGGCATATCGAGTTAACAGAAAATGGACGTTTACTGTACGAGCAAGTGAATCAGCCTCTAACAATGGCTAATCAAGCGGTAAACTTGCTTGAAAACCGACAAAAAGAGTTACAGGGTGTATTGCGAATAGCGGTGCCAGCGGCGTTAATAACGTCTAGCATGTTTGCTAAACTGATTGATAAATATACAGTCTGTTTTCCTAATGTATTACTAGAAATACAGCACTGCCAAGAAAGCATCGACTTAAAGCGAGATAATATCGATCTACAGTTATTGCCAAATACTCTGAAGATTGTTAATGAAGATTATGTTCAGCAAACCTTATTGCCATTTCCTTGCTGCTTAGTGGCTTCACCCGATTATATTGCTACACATGGTGCACCGAAAGATCTTGCGAATTTAATGGACCACCGCATTTTAGTGAGCAGGTATAATTCGACTGCATTGGCTGATGGCTTAATGATTCGATTATGTTCTGATGATTTACGTTTAATACACCACATGGCGAAATCAGCTCATGGTATTGCGTTATTGCCGACAATATTGGTTCGTGAAGCCGTCACTGCGGGTGAGCTAGTTAATGTATTATCTGGCGAACGTTTTCCTGAAATTAAGCTCACATTAATTTATCCTTCACGGGAATATTTGCCAGAGAAAACCCGTGCGATGATACAGTTGCTACGTGAAACTTTTACTAATGATAGTGTAGCGTTGTAA
- a CDS encoding HlyD family secretion protein: protein MQTAELKFRRWMQSLIIIFILFAGYIVIADRHAPLTTESRVQGYVIQLAPEVTGTVTDVQVGNNQAVKKGAPLFTIDSSRYTLAVERAEVALKQAHEQESALYAKVSSGKAKVATTQASYTNARSEYQRVKKLARQKLVSASMLDNALANNSVALSNLHAAQQDLLSLQVQLGNTPGESTLVHAAENALEQAQLDLSHTQVIAPSDGVITNLQLEVGSTASTNMPLLTFIPTDSLWVAADFREKAIALMNEHSTALVTFDAFPGETFAFNIQSRDFGVAAAQQSPNGKLTAVETNNRWVRDAQRVRVNLSTDKPLPKQLFVGSRATVVIYPSGNPIWALLAKIQISLVGMLHYIY, encoded by the coding sequence ATGCAAACTGCTGAATTAAAATTTCGCCGTTGGATGCAAAGCCTCATCATTATTTTTATCCTTTTCGCTGGCTACATTGTTATTGCAGATCGGCATGCTCCCTTAACGACAGAGAGCCGCGTTCAAGGCTATGTTATTCAGCTTGCACCAGAAGTCACAGGTACTGTTACAGATGTACAAGTTGGTAATAATCAAGCAGTCAAAAAAGGGGCGCCTCTTTTTACTATTGATTCAAGTCGATATACCTTGGCGGTTGAAAGAGCTGAAGTCGCCCTAAAACAGGCTCATGAACAAGAAAGTGCCTTGTACGCCAAAGTGAGCTCAGGTAAGGCAAAAGTGGCCACAACTCAGGCGTCTTATACTAATGCGCGCAGTGAATATCAGCGTGTGAAAAAATTAGCACGACAAAAACTGGTATCAGCGTCAATGCTAGATAACGCGTTAGCTAATAACAGTGTGGCTTTATCTAACCTTCATGCAGCGCAACAAGACTTACTTTCATTACAAGTGCAACTCGGTAATACCCCTGGAGAAAGTACCCTAGTTCACGCGGCTGAAAATGCCCTAGAGCAAGCACAACTCGACTTATCACACACCCAAGTTATTGCCCCTAGTGATGGCGTTATTACCAACTTACAACTTGAAGTCGGCAGCACAGCAAGTACTAATATGCCGTTATTGACATTCATTCCAACCGATTCGTTATGGGTAGCCGCTGATTTTCGTGAAAAAGCCATCGCACTAATGAATGAGCATTCAACTGCCTTAGTGACTTTTGATGCATTTCCCGGCGAAACATTCGCATTCAACATTCAAAGCCGTGATTTTGGTGTAGCCGCCGCACAGCAAAGTCCTAATGGTAAATTAACGGCTGTTGAAACAAATAACAGATGGGTACGAGATGCCCAACGGGTTCGTGTGAATTTATCAACAGATAAACCTTTACCTAAACAACTCTTTGTAGGCTCACGAGCCACTGTTGTTATTTACCCTAGCGGTAACCCTATCTGGGCATTATTGGCCAAAATACAAATTTCGCTAGTCGGCATGTTGCACTACATCTACTAA
- a CDS encoding DUF2955 domain-containing protein, with amino-acid sequence MKTMRIWFGCVAGLAVTLLFGWSYGLFAALLPLFVLTQIDQWNSGILIQLVLGIVWVSIQVTFIVGFFQPYPVLMTLAVGILLMAKCIAMTHKSSYLFGYTGLLIGSILLNFGSFNSFDIEEFVMGLWASALVTAPIVAMALYLFPEKSSSTLVGISPSDSIEKENANTSNKEACTSTASERKIHISNQRKDDIGRVRQAALGWIVAMAAFILFQVADLSDSLSAQASIFIVLTPMTLIGSLGAAKIRIIGTFLGCLAGMMVQLSLYTLSNNGVLFLMAYAIAAGIFCKWLASGTIKASIGFSAMSALTVPLTTSFVPEQQDAFFSICYRFSSIFVAVIGTSLAIWIGHHLLVRLIQFKEPQCN; translated from the coding sequence ATGAAAACAATGCGCATATGGTTCGGTTGTGTCGCGGGATTAGCTGTAACATTATTGTTTGGTTGGTCTTACGGCTTGTTTGCCGCATTATTACCCCTATTTGTTCTAACACAAATTGACCAATGGAACTCAGGCATATTAATTCAATTAGTGTTGGGGATTGTTTGGGTAAGCATACAGGTCACTTTTATTGTGGGGTTCTTCCAGCCTTATCCCGTATTGATGACGCTAGCTGTTGGCATTCTATTAATGGCCAAGTGCATTGCGATGACCCATAAAAGTAGTTACTTATTTGGCTATACAGGGCTATTAATTGGCTCGATTCTACTCAATTTCGGTAGCTTCAACAGTTTTGATATTGAAGAATTTGTAATGGGGCTATGGGCTTCTGCCCTTGTTACCGCGCCTATCGTGGCGATGGCATTGTATTTATTTCCTGAAAAATCATCGTCAACGTTGGTTGGTATTTCGCCTTCAGATTCCATAGAAAAAGAGAACGCGAATACCTCAAATAAAGAGGCTTGCACTTCAACAGCAAGTGAGAGAAAAATACATATCAGTAACCAACGTAAAGATGACATTGGTAGAGTACGCCAAGCAGCATTAGGATGGATTGTGGCAATGGCTGCATTCATCTTATTCCAAGTTGCTGATTTAAGTGATTCGTTATCGGCACAAGCATCCATATTCATCGTTTTAACCCCTATGACTTTAATTGGTTCTTTAGGGGCTGCAAAAATCCGTATTATTGGTACCTTTTTAGGCTGTTTAGCCGGCATGATGGTGCAGTTAAGTTTATATACACTTTCTAATAACGGAGTATTATTTTTGATGGCGTACGCAATCGCAGCAGGTATATTCTGTAAGTGGTTAGCATCAGGAACAATTAAAGCCAGTATTGGCTTTTCTGCAATGTCTGCTTTAACGGTGCCTTTAACAACATCGTTTGTGCCTGAGCAGCAAGACGCCTTTTTTTCAATCTGTTACCGGTTCAGCTCTATATTTGTTGCAGTTATAGGCACGTCACTTGCTATCTGGATAGGACACCATCTGTTGGTTCGTCTTATCCAATTTAAAGAGCCTCAATGTAACTAA